The window TGCAACAGGTGAATTTGGTGATATCTTCACCGCACAATTGCTGCTAAACACTTGATTGATCATGGGAAGATGAATGGGTACAGTGTATCCAACTAGATTATGCTGCTGATGGAGAGTGTAGGATAGCTCAAGCTCCAAGATACTTCATGCTGGCATCAATAGGGCATACTCTTTCAGTGCCAAAGTTTTGCCCAGTTCAACTAGTgtagttttcaaaataaaatgtcTTTCAAGAGTGCTTCTGtataatttcaaaagaaatgaacTTCTTCAACAGAGAATGTGGTAATAAAAGAATAAGAACATTTTGAGCTTACCAATAGTAAAGGAGCTTTTCAAATCGCGGGGTCAAAATAGGGATACGGGTTGGgcgaaaacaagaagaaatgttgcCAATAAATAGTAGAAAAAATGGAGAAGCTTCTTCTTCGGCACTTGATTTCCCAAAACTTAGGTGAGAGAAAGGAGCACAACACATGGAAGGTTCAACTCAAGCTCGTTGGAGCCACTGATGGGGCTCTGAGAGGCGATGGCGGCAGCATGGTCCATCCCCAAATAGAGAGAAGCCCTCATAGTAATGGAAGGAAGAGTAAGAGGCCTTCctcctttgaaattttttaggaaatgaAGAGGATTGGAAGTTTTCTCGAatgggagggagggagaggagacgAGAGAGTGTCCGTACTTTTTAGGTGAAATTAAGAGAGGGATAAGGCTTCTGACCATGATAGGGCTCGAGCAACACATGTCACTTAGTGAATAGGATAGGATTTTGCCATGCTGGAATCCAAGtcatacctaatattttctcatggaTTTTAGGTTTTGAGAAGACACGCTTGAGTGATGTAATATACATATCTTTGGGTCAACAAATTCCGGTAgtcaaaattttccccaaacTCACCCATTTGTCGAGTTGTGCGGTTTTTGCAATTGGGTTTTGTTGatatgtaaatttttttcatattttaaaagataaaaaataggAATAATAAAGTCTCGGGCTCCTTCTTCAAGATGGGCGCCCGCAGCCCAAGTTCGTGATGTCAGTCCACGCTCGGATCGGATGAGGGAATTTAATCCATAAAGCTTAAGGAGCCCATTTAAAGAAAATCTGAAGAGGGGCCGAAGGAGAGAGAGCACACCCATGGAACTTCATGAGGCCAATCCGTTTTTTTACATAGCCTATAAAATTGTTGTAGAAAGAGGGCCCAGGCCCAGTCACAAGTCTTAGCTTCAACGCGCGCAAGCGAGGATGGAAGGGTAGCGAAGCAGAATCGACGACGACTGATATCACAAGGATGCGGACGCCCCATAACAAGAAgagtctctctcttcttctagCCACTTTACGATGATACGGTCCCCACACATAAACTAGAGCACGCTCGGAATGGGCTCCTAGAAAACCCATTTATGGCCCACTTTAGTTTTTGCCACTTTGAACCACTTTAgttgaatttcaatattttaaacCCATTTTCACCCAACTATTCAAATGTCTAACAGCTCATTTATAACTCCGTCTCAAATATATGAGTCAAAAAATGGATCCacaacccattttgacacctccaCTTAGGCTTGTTAAACAGATGGGTTGGGTCAGTTTAGATTCGGATGGATTATTAATAGTTTGACATAAATCGActaatttaatttgtttatgatCGATTTattgaaatgcaaatatctCAACCCACATCTAAATCGACCCATACCCAATCTATCttgagatttattttaaacgtttttctctttataatgttgtctttgaagaataGATTGCTCTATGAACCAACTCACCAAATTAGTAAGGGAGCTCGGGAGTCGAGTTAGTGAGGAAGAGTTATTAATGAAATGTATTTATTATGTTTTGAAACTTGTGTCCAAATCAACCAAGTAAGCAAATTATAGATAGCATGGTTACTTCCATTGAACAAGGACATGATAAGATAAACAGCAAGAAAACAACTggaaaaaagtggaaaagaaaacccaatcCTCGAAGATGAAATGAACAAGACAATGATGCAGCCCAATCTGCAAACCCTGCTTGAATAAACAATTCTCTTTCGTTACAATTGGAGTTAAGGCTTTCTTGTTCAAATTATTCTCTTGAATTATGAAATGCCATTGAAATTGAATCTAAATTAAGAGTGTGTAACGGGAATCACTTGAATCGCGGATCATTAGATCAGCCGATTTGATCCAGTTCTCATGAGTCCTAATTCCTAAAAACAGAACCAATGTCTAGACGGTTCGGTTCCCAATTCTAAGAGAAGAATCGGACCGataacttttcacttttttaaaaaaatttaaaattaaaccTAAGAATCCTAATCTAAGCCAAGCTAGCAATAAACCTCATTAAAGTAGTTGTATTGTCGTCAAAAGTCATCGTCTAGTCCCTTCACCTCATTTGCTTACTTTTTTTCTCATCTGATTTCACTCCTCTTCATTACCTAGAGATGTGAGCCCTTCCTCGCCCCTTGAACACAAAATCCAGCTCCACTTTGAGAGGGCCGCCGAGAAGAAGCACGCCATTGACCAGCAGAAGAAGGAGCTCCAATGCTCCAccacctcttcctcctcttcttcatcttcctcgcccTCCTCTTTAACGCCTTCTCCCAACTGTTGTCTCACCTCCGACGTCGCCACACTGGCCCTGATCTCCCTCAGCCCCTCATCTCTTTACGTCTTGGTTGCCCAGACTCTCTGCACCATCAAGGGCTTCAAATATTAGTGGCGATGCCTCAAGATCGATTCCACAAGACTGCTCGAGAAATGGATCGGTCTCCAATTCCGAAAACTAAGAATCCCTTTCTCTGGACTAGGAATCGATCACCTTTAGGTCAAGTAGAACCAAGAAGTGACTAAATGATCCTAAATTCGTTTATGAACGGCCTCTTAAAATTTCGCAAATGGGTTAGATTATGAACTCATTTGCAACCCATTtaaatcattttcataaaaggCTCGGCTCCCTGTCACTAACCTGCGTAatccattcttcaaattttccttcGTGTGAAACACGATTTTCCTCGTCGTCATTTCTCGAATGCAAGGGTGTGTAAGGAAAAGAGAGACTTTACTAGGATTAAGAAGGTACTCTACGGTTTAGAAACTACgaggaaaatcaagaaaatcggTATGATGAATTTGATAGGATAGTGACAGGAGTTGAGCAGAAGCagttttttttgtctttctttaaTAGGATAGTGACAGGAgtgtttttttggtcgaaggatACAGGATTATTTCGCAAATGGGTAGCCTCGCTTGATCCGGGGTTGCGTTGATAAGGAGCGGATAAGCGCAGGATTATTTTCTTGGCGAAGGATAGTGACTATAAGCGCAGGATTATTTTCTGGGCGAATGATAGTGACTATCAAGGCAGGATTATTTTCTTGGCGAACGCAGGATTATTTTCTGGGCGAAGGATAGTGACTATCAATGCGGGATTATTTTCTGGGCGAAGGATAGTGACTATCAACACAGGATTATTTTCTTGGCGAAGGATAGTGACTATCAACGCAGGATTATTTTCAACAATTCCACACTAAATCCGAATTCCAACAGGAGCCGAGCCTTTtgccctatatatatatatatagcatcCACCTTCTTAACCGGAGGTAAGCCTCTCTCGTCTATTCCGCACCCTTGCATTCGAGATATTGCCCGTTACCGTCTTAACCATAGTAAAGCCTCTCGCTCTTCCTTACCCAAGTTCGAGAAATGATGACGAGGAAAAGTGAGTTTCTGCTTAGATTGGCGCCTCGTCTCCCGTCGCTTCACTCGTTCTCGACCTTTTGCGAGCCGACCTCCTTCCTTCGGGATGGGCGGCCCTCATTTCACGGTGCTGTGAGGCCTGCAATGTACCGATTTCGATCGCCCATCTTGGAACAAGGAGTCGCAAGCATCCCAACACAACAAAACTTTGATCGATTGGATATCGGACGATGGAGTATTTTCCGGTCATACTTAGGTCAGTCCTGTCCCGTCCTGTCCCGTCCTTCGGTTCAGTGCTGAGAAAACTTTCGCTCATTCTGAATTTTAATGCGCAGTTTCGAGGAAGTGCTTGATGAGCAAAGAGGAGACTCGCAATGATGGGCTTCTCAGCAAAGAGGAGACTATTATTAATGAGCTTCCCAAGGAATACTATGACGAGGTGCGTGTTACCATTTGGTCTCTGAATTTATCCTTCGTGATCTTTTGTGGAGTTTTGATTCTTGAGTGTTTGTTGAGATTATTTTTGCTCATTCTTCTGTCCGAGGagtttggcaaaattttttCCATTGTCCATTTTAGTGGTTGGGGAAACATTTTCCGCCGATGGAAAAAAAGCTAGCAACGGCCGGCGGCCTGCACCGCCTCGCTCAAGGCTGTCAAGTGAGCTCACGCTTCGCCAAATCCGGTGAGTCGGTCAGGGCTCAAGCCTGGCTCGAGGTGGCCAAAGGTTGGGGAGACTCTAGCCACCtcaggaagaaaaagataaaaagaaagaagagaataataaagaataattaaaaatttaaataataaaaaatcattgaaaaaGAGTGTACAGAGAActttttttgcattttgtttttaggttttagctggatatcaaaaaataattacattttccttaaaaataactttccgaaaaatatttttagaattgccacatttttcacaaaacaaatgaagagttAAGTCTGATTTGAGAAATTCCggattcttaaattttgttgCCAAGATAGTCGAGGATTTCCTGTAAAAGGGTAGGTAACTTGTATTGTACTTGACACCCGGAACTGGGGCCTTGCAATCATTTTGACGTGAAATAGTTGCCATAAGCGAAGGATTGATCCTCCGAATTAAATTCCCTGGTCTTCCTTTCCGGAATTCATAGGAAATTGTCCGTTTTCTCTTCTGAAATGTCAAGGCATAATCTTGAAAACCATAAAACAAGATCTAATGAAAGGAATTTCTACATTTTAGACGTCGGAGGGAAAACTTctctttgatttcaaatttttttactacatgaaaaatgttttttttttttcctcgtttACAAAAGTCATCTAACCGGCGGGGAGCACAGAAACGGATCGCGGAGACTTCTGGGGATGGCACGCCATCATCAGGCTACACGTAcgatgtgttcttgagcttcCGAGGGCCTGATGTTCGCCGCACGTTCGTGGATTGCCTCTACCACAGCCTATTTGACTCTGGAATAACTGTCTTCAAAGATGACAAAGAGCTTCCTGTAGGCGGGGAAATTGGACCGGAGCTCAAGCGCGCTATCGACAACTCAACAATCCACATGCCGATTTTCTCGGAAGGCTACGCATCTAGCTCTTGGTGCCTCCAGGAGGGAGCGTACATGGTGAAGCGCCGGAAAGAATCCGTGGGACACGAAATCAATCCTATTTTCTATGGAGTGAGTCCTTCAGATGTCAGGCTCACGAGGGGTTCATACGGCGAGGACCTGCTTAAGCATGAGCGGTATTACGGCAAGGAGACGGTGCGAGAGTGGAAGGAGGCTCTAATAGAGGTCGCAGATCTATCAGGATGGGACGCAAACACTTTAGAGTAAgtaaaatttagaaacttttaTGGCCATTACACCCTTttatttactctctctctctctctctctctctatatatatatatattgcaatcCAAAAACCAAGGTAATTTTAATTGGCAATTTAAGGTTCCATATCATGGTCAATCGTAATGATATTGAAAGGTATGGTAAAGACATTATAAAGCTTCTTCGTGTTATGGTCAAATGTGCTATGTTAGAAATGAACTTTGAGCTAGTCTCTGTCTGTGTTGCTTGTTTCATGCTATTTCTGAGATTCAAAAAGTAGAAGTAGTTATCAAGCCAACATGATCCACTTTGCTGATTATCAACAATACCAATGCACTAGGGGGTTACAATACCTTCAGCTGAATGGTTAATAGAAATTGTTTGTTCGATCACCATCATAATtcctgtgagagagagagagagagagagagagagatagagatgcTGTTAGGGAGTGTTTCCAGCCAAATAAAGATTGAAAGTATGTTCTGGAGAATTCCTAGATATCCTCGTATACTGCTGATACAGTTGCTCCTCTTTtctttgaagatgatgatttatTTTTGTGGCAGGCATGGTAGACTTATCAAAGATATTGTTCTAAAGATTTATATTAAGCTGAAGAAGAGACAAAAGGTTCTTCCCGATCATTTAGTTGGAATTGATGATCGAGTCAAAGATGTGGTGTGGCAGTTGGACCCCGGCTCCCTGGACGTACAATTACTTGTTGTGCATGGTATGGAAGGAATtggcaagacaactcttgccaagttAGTTTTCAACGAGATAGCTCCTCTGTTTGATGGTTGTAGCTTCCTTTCAGACATCCGAAAAAGCCCACAAGTTGGTGGCATCATAAGGTTTCAAAAACAGCTGTTATCCGATATCCTGAAGAAGAACATAGATGTCCAGGACGTTGATGATGGTATCAACATGATACGAGAAAAGTTTTGCAACAAGAGGGTCCTCATTGTCTTTGATGATGTGGATAAGCCAGAGCAGCTCCTGAAACTGATGGGGAACCGTGACTCACTCGGCCCTGGAAGCAAGGTGATTGTCACAACTAGAAATGTGGGTCTTACGGCATTTCTGCCTAAACAGCATCTTGCTTATGAGATGAGACAGTTGAATCCTTGGCATGCTCTTCAACTTTTCAGTAAGCATGCCTTTGGAGAAAGGCTACCTCCAGATGATTACGAAAATATTTCCAGTGAAATAGCAGCCACAATCGGAGAAAATCCTTTGGCTCTTGAAGCTTCAGGTTCTTTCCTCCGTGGCAAAAGTCTCAGGATATGGTCAGAAGAATTGGAGCGTTCAAGGAAAGTACCTAATAGGGTAGTCCTAGAGGAGTTGAGGAAAATTTATAAGGCATTATTAAGCTTTCAGgagaagcaaatttttttagaCATTGCAACCTTTTATGACGGCATGGATAGCACAACTGCAACATATATGTGGAAAAGTTGTGGTTATTTCCCTGAAAGCGGACTTGCTACTCTCACTGCTTTGTCTCTGTTGAATATAGACCATCACAATATTTTTCGGATGCCTGACCTGATCAGAGattttggaagggaaattgtttgAGAGGAGAATTATCTGAGTCTAGGAAGTCGAAGCAGATTGTGGGAATCAGAGGAATGCCTTCGCATCCTTTGTGATCCGGTAAAGTCATTGATATGATAAAACTGcaattttgtttgtaaaaatttGACAGAATTCTGTTCTTTTATAAGTTTTCTGTTTGATGTTAGAGTTCACTGATGCTTGCTATATTTACTAGATTGATTGCAGACAAAAGAGTAGTGTTCAATTACTTAGCTTAAAAGTCCCTCAGGGACAGACGCTTACAAGTCAACAATTTGCTGCTCTGCCAAATCTAAGGATTCTTCATGTTGAAGGGGGAAACTTCACAGGAGATTATGAGAATGTTTTCAGAGAATTAAGATCGCTATATTGGAGTTGTTGTCCTGCAGACTTTGATGCGATCAATTTCTCTCCAAGCAATCTAGTTGTTCTCAAGCTTTCTGGTACTGAACTTAGAGATGATTGGCCTGGATGGCACCAAATCCTGGTATGAACAGTTACACATGcatctatttctatttttattttttatgaaacatgCCTGCAATTGCTCATTCCCCTTTCGATATTCTGGTGACCAACAGAAATCATCCAAATTGAAAGAACTGGAACTTGGAGAATGCAGCCACTTAACTAGATTGCCTGGCCTCTTTGCCCTCTCAACATTGGAAAGACTGACCATACGAAATTGCCAAAGCTTAGTTGAAATTGGTAAATCAATTGGTAAGCTAGTACACCTGAATTACTTGGAAATTGATGTGTGCAATTGTCTGAGAGAGTTGCCTGAAGAAGTTGGTTGTTTAAAGGCTTTAAAAGAGCTGATTGTGAGAGGGACAATACTTGGTCCCGTTGGTTCATATCTTCCCCACTCGATTGGTAATCTACAGTGTTTGACAAGGCTAGAGATGGAAAGTATTGGAATTGGTGAACTTCCAAGATCAATTGGGCAGCTAAAGGACCTTGAAAGGTTGAGTTTCTCCAGATGTGATGAGCTAAGAAAGCTTCCAGACTCGATTGGGGAATTGGAATCACTACGTGAGTTGGATCTGTCTCATACTAAAGTAACAGAAATACCTGATTCGATTGGAAACCTGAGGAAGTTAGAAGTGATAAGGATAGATCATAGCAAGATAAGGAAGATCCCGGGGACTATAGGAATGGTGCAAAAGCTAGAGGAATTTCATGCCAAAAAATGCATGCATTTAAAGGGAGATATTCCTAGAGGAATTGGGCTCCTATCCTTTCTGAAAATCCTAGACTTATCTCACACTTGCATTCGATCTGTGCCAACAACAATCAACCAGCTTTCTCATCTTCAAGAACTTTATTTGGAAagttgccataaaattaaacaaatccCAGAGCTTCCCGCAAGTTTGATTACCCTGTATGTCGAGTCTTGCTCATTGAAGAGAGTCCCAAACCTCGCAAACctgaccaatttagtcaatcTAATTGTATCTGACTGCTCTGAGGAATCTCTTTCTAGCCCTCGGGTTGCCAATTTTAGCCAGTCTCCAAACCTGGAGTGGATT of the Eucalyptus grandis isolate ANBG69807.140 chromosome 10, ASM1654582v1, whole genome shotgun sequence genome contains:
- the LOC104423859 gene encoding disease resistance protein RUN1 → MFFFFPRLQKSSNRRGAQKRIAETSGDGTPSSGYTYDVFLSFRGPDVRRTFVDCLYHSLFDSGITVFKDDKELPVGGEIGPELKRAIDNSTIHMPIFSEGYASSSWCLQEGAYMVKRRKESVGHEINPIFYGVSPSDVRLTRGSYGEDLLKHERYYGKETVREWKEALIEVADLSGWDANTLEHGRLIKDIVLKIYIKLKKRQKVLPDHLVGIDDRVKDVVWQLDPGSLDVQLLVVHGMEGIGKTTLAKLVFNEIAPLFDGCSFLSDIRKSPQVGGIIRFQKQLLSDILKKNIDVQDVDDGINMIREKFCNKRVLIVFDDVDKPEQLLKLMGNRDSLGPGSKVIVTTRNVGLTAFLPKQHLAYEMRQLNPWHALQLFSKHAFGERLPPDDYENISSEIAATIGENPLALEASGSFLRGKSLRIWSEELERSRKVPNRVVLEELRKIYKALLSFQEKQIFLDIATFYDGMDSTTATYMWKSCGYFPESGLATLTALSLLNIDHHNIFRMPDLIRDFGREIV
- the LOC120288790 gene encoding disease resistance protein RPV1-like, producing the protein MESIGIGELPRSIGQLKDLERLSFSRCDELRKLPDSIGELESLRELDLSHTKVTEIPDSIGNLRKLEVIRIDHSKIRKIPGTIGMVQKLEEFHAKKCMHLKGDIPRGIGLLSFLKILDLSHTCIRSVPTTINQLSHLQELYLESCHKIKQIPELPASLITLYVESCSLKRVPNLANLTNLVNLIVSDCSEESLSSPRVANFSQSPNLEWIGKLSRLESLKLVHKSISSLPIKLASLPRLEQLVLSCFNLQCLTQPLPSTLSKLKFINLNSLAELPPCSDLKNMSRLELCKSLLTEIPLSQFGQLENLRELTVLNCKYLRLLSCLSGLKKLRVLCLSNCPRLVEIQGLEELELLESIRIDECSSLVRLPKLLKLKKLKTMEFISCRSLEKLPSLSPAALKHCHLVVDRCDKLANHNGPCC